The DNA region GCACGCGGTTCGTTCACGCCTCCGACGTGCAGGGGCCGCTCTCCGCGGTGGCCGCGGCCTACCTGATCCGCGAGCGGCCGACCGTGCTGTATTGCTCGGGTCCGCCCGCGTATCTGGAGTCGCAGCTGGGCGCCGACGTGGTCGAGCGCGGAATCGAGCATCTGCTGCGGATCATCGATCGGACCGGCTGCCGCGTGATCCTCGACCACTACGCGCTGCGGGACGCGACGTACCCGGAGCGGCTCCGACGGCTGTGGGAGACCGGGCGCGTGGTCACCGCGGCGGGATATCTGGGACTGGGCGATACGCCGCTCGAGGCGCGCCGGCGCGATCTGTGGACGGGCCGGCGCAAGCCGCCCATGCCGGTGCGCCCGTCGCGGGCGCGTGGCCTCGCGGCCGGCCGCACCGCGGAGGCGGCCGAGCAGAAGACGTTCACCTTCCGCCCACGAGTCGGGCGGGTGAGAGAAGGATGAGGCGATGAGCGACGACAAGGCCCCGGGCGTGGGCGATCCCGCGCCCGACTTCACGCTGAAGACGATCGGGCTCAAGGACGTGAGCCTCCAGAGCTTCCGGGGGAAGAATGTGGTCCTGCTCTTCTACCCGCTCGACTGGACGCCCGGCTGATCCACCTGCATGCCCGCCTTCGACCGGCGCGTCCGGGATTTCGAGGCGGCCAATACCCAGGTCCTGGGTATCAGCACGGACAGCCCCTTCAGCC from Candidatus Methylomirabilota bacterium includes:
- a CDS encoding peroxiredoxin family protein; translation: MSDDKAPGVGDPAPDFTLKTIGLKDVSLQSFRGKNVVLLFYPLDWTPGUSTCMPAFDRRVRDFEAANTQVLGISTDSPFSHENWAKAVGISHYPLLSDIHRSTSRDYGVYWPDWNANVRATFLIDRQGTIRFVERYGRGELPDPDRMLAEIKKLS